In the genome of Sphingomonas alpina, the window CATCCGGCGATAATCGGCGTAGCGCGTGGCGCGATCATAAGCCGCGCGAAGCGGCGCACGCTGCGGGATCGTCGCGCCCTGACGATCGATGAATGATTTGGCGACATGGTCGAAATCGGGATCGGCGGCAGCGACGATGTTCTGGCCGGTCAGCCGCATCATATTGGCAGCGCCCATGCCGCCCGCGCCGATCACGGCGAGGTTCACACGGTCGCTTGGCGCGGCGCGGCGCCGCCCGCTGGCAACACCCGGCATGGCCAGTGCCGCCGCGCCGCCCAGCCATGCGCGCCGGGTGATGCCGGCCGCCATCGCGTCGGTACCGGACACCGTCGGACCGGGCTCAGGCCCGGACATGCTTCCGATCATCGGTCGCTCCTTATCTTCCGGCGTCTGACCAGCCATGCTCGCCCGGGACTCACACGGCCTTTGTTCGCTTGACCGCATGATCGACCGCCCTGGCGGTCAGGGCCATGAAGGTCAGCGATGGGTTGATGCACGAGATGGAGGCCATCTGGGCGCCGTCGGTGACGTACAGATTGGTCGCATCATGCGCCTGGCTCCAGCGGTTCAGCACCGACGCATGCGGGTCGACCCCCATTCGCGCGCCGCCCATCTCGTGGATTGCGTCACCGGGCACATGCTCTTTCTCTTCGCTCGTGACGTTCTGCAAACCGGCTGCCTTGAGCATGGCTTCACCCTGAGCGCGGGCGTCGGCCATCATCTTCAACTCATTGTCGCGGAAGCGGACGTCGAATCGCGCCAAGGGTACGCCAAACCGATCGACCTTGTTCGGATGGAGCGAGACGCGGTTGTCCTTGTAGGGAAGGCATTCACCGAATGCGCCCATCTCGAATTTCCAGCCGCCATATTTGCGCATGCCATGCTTCATGGACGCGCCGAAGCCGACCGGCGGCGCGACTTCGCGCCTCGCGCCGCCCTGATAGCCATAGCCACGCTTGAAACCGACATCCTCGCCGTCGCCGAGGTTGCGAAAGCGCGGGATGTACACGCCGCCGGGCCGACGACCATATTCGATGAATTCTTCCATGCCCGGGATTTCGCCCTTGATGCCCACGCGAAAGATGTGATCCATCACGTAACGCCCGAGCGTTCCGCTGCGGTCGAAATAGCTGCGGTCGCTGCCCGCCGGCCGCGAGTTGAGCAGGATCTGCGTCGATGCCATTGCCGATGCGCAGAGGAATATGAGATTGGCCCTGACCGTCTCCGCCTGTCCGGTTTTCGCATCGACGAACCGGACGCCGGTCACCAGCTTGCGGGACGCGTCATATTCAAGATTGGTGACCACCGCGTCCGATCGCAGCGTCAGTCGGCCGGTTGCGCGCGCGGCGGGCAAGGTCACAGCCTGGGTCGAGAAATAGGCGCCGAACGAGCAGCCATTGCTGCACTGGTTGCGGAACTGGCATTTGGTGCGGTTCTGATCCGGCTTGTCCTCAGTCATGTTGGACAGTCGTGCATGGATCAGTTTGCGGCCGGGAAACTGCGCTTCGAGCCGCGGTTTGAGCCACTTCTCGGCCACGTTCATCGGCATCGGCGGCTGGAATTCACTATCGGGCAGATACGGCAAATTCTCGCGCGACCCCGACACACCGATATATTTCTCGACATAGCTATACCATGGCGCAAGGTCGTCATAACGGATCGGCCAGTCGCCATCGATCCCGTCGCGCTTGTTCGCCTCGAAGTCGGCAGGGCTCCAGCGGAAGCACCACCGTCCCCAAATGATCGATTTTCCTCCGACCGCCGCCGGACGAATCCAGTAGAATTTGTCGCCCTCGTCGGTCGCATAGGGATTCAGTCGGTCATTGTTGTAGAATGCCTGATTGCTGGGTGAGATATAACCGTGCTTGGCGATGAAATAATCGCTCTTGATGAGCGGTTTGGGCATGATGTTGCGCGCCGGCACTTCATAGGCCGGCGTACCGTCATAGCGATATCCCTCACCATGCTCGACCATGAAGCCGCGATCGAGCATGAGCACGCGCAGCCCCTTTTCAGTGAGCTCCTTCGCGGCGAAACCGCCGCTGACGCCCGATCCTATGACAATCGCGTCGAACCTGTTGGTCGAAGCCATGATCTTCCTTCCTGGGTGCCGGTTAAGAGCGCAGCTTGCGGAGCGTCGCGAAACTCGTGGTGATGTCGGGAATATAGGGCGCGGGCGCCTGGTCATTCTCGACGAAAAAGTGCCGCACGCCCGCGCCGCCGGGCAGCTTGAACAGCGCGGCGAAATCGATCGTGCCTTGCCCGACCGCGACCATGCTGCGGTCGGGACGCATGTCCTTGACGTGATACGAATACAGCCGCCCGGCGAGCTCCGTGATCAGCGAAGGCAGATCCTCCCCGGCGTGCGCAGCCCAATAGAGATCGAGCTCGAATTGCATCAGCGCCGGGTCCACGCCCGTTACGAGCCGTTCGTACAGGCTGACCCCGCCCGGCCTGGTCGTGAATTCGAAATCGTGATTGTGATAGGCGAAGCCGAGCCCCGCCTTCTGCAGCTGTGCGCCGATGCGGTTGATGTTGGGCAGTGCGACCTGCCACGCCGCTTCGTTGCGGTGTTCATCGCTCATGTACGGCAGGATGACGGTATCGGCGCCGAGCGTCTTCGCCATCGCCACGCTTTTCTCGAAACTGCCGAGCAGCAGGTCATAGCCGACATGGATCGACGGCGCCGTAAGGCCGAGCCGGTCCATCGTCTTGCGCAGCATGGCGTGGTCCATGGCGTCATATCCGCCACCGCCGAATTCGACTTCACGGTACCCTACCCGCGCGACTTTCTCGAGCGTACCGGCGGGATCCTTCGCGAAGATTTCGCGCACCGTGTAGAGTTGCAGGCCGATCTTCGCGAGCGGCGCGGCAAAGGCTTTGCCCATGGGCAGTGCGGCACAAGCGATCGCGCCGGCGCCGCCCGCGCCGGCAAGCAGGTCTCGACGACTGAACATCATGCGGAATACACCTTGTTGATCTGGGAGTAGAGGAATTCGCCATTATACTCGCCCGGAACGGGGAGATATTCCCGCTCCTGCGTCATGCCGATTTCAGACGTGTAATAGCCGGTAATGACGAGCTGCCGGAACGCTTCGAAAAACGCCTTGCCTCCGGGAATTTTGTCTTCCATCGCCAGCGTCAGCAAGGCGTCTTGCTGCGCAGCATCGGCAATGGCCGCCGACAGTTTATAATCCGTCAGGCTGCGCATTTCGATCGCGTCGAGCCCGGAGAGGATCGGAATGCGATCCTCCGGCTCCGCCCAGTCGGCGAGCAGCTTTTCGATATAGTCCGGCACCCCCGCGGCCAGCGCACCGGGCGTATCGGTGGTCGGGATCACACGCTCGCTCAGCACTGCCATCAGCGCGCGCTGGGCAGGGGCAAATATCTGCACTGACGCAGGCCCCTGACTGATCACCGGCACAGTCTCCGACGGCGCCAGCCCCGCGGCGCGGGCGATTGGCGCGAAAAGCTGAGCACCGAACATGCCGACAACGCCCGCAAGCGCGGTTCTGCGATCGATCATCTGTCTCCTCCCCGGTCAATTTCACGATAGGCGGCGATCAGGCGTTCCTCGCCGGCGCGGCCCTCGATCGAGTTACCGTGTTCCATGCCGATGACCCCGGCATAGCGCTTTGCCCGAAGCCATTTGACAATCGTGGCGTAGTTGACTTCACCGGTCGTCGGCTCCTTGCGCCCCGGATTGTCGCCGAACTGGATATAGGCGATTTCGGACCAGCAGGTGCCGAGCGTCGGGATCAAATTCCCGGACTGAATCTGCTCGTGATAGAGGTCGGATAGAATTTTGACGGCCGGACTGTTCACCCCGCGCGCTACAGCGAAGCCTTGCGCGATCGTCTGCATGAACACGCCGGGATGGTTGGTCCGGGTATTAAGCGGCTCCATCACCAGGGTCAGGCGATGTGGCGCGACGATGTCGCCTGCACGCCGCATGAC includes:
- a CDS encoding gluconate 2-dehydrogenase subunit 3 family protein, with translation MIDRRTALAGVVGMFGAQLFAPIARAAGLAPSETVPVISQGPASVQIFAPAQRALMAVLSERVIPTTDTPGALAAGVPDYIEKLLADWAEPEDRIPILSGLDAIEMRSLTDYKLSAAIADAAQQDALLTLAMEDKIPGGKAFFEAFRQLVITGYYTSEIGMTQEREYLPVPGEYNGEFLYSQINKVYSA
- a CDS encoding sugar phosphate isomerase/epimerase family protein gives rise to the protein MFSRRDLLAGAGGAGAIACAALPMGKAFAAPLAKIGLQLYTVREIFAKDPAGTLEKVARVGYREVEFGGGGYDAMDHAMLRKTMDRLGLTAPSIHVGYDLLLGSFEKSVAMAKTLGADTVILPYMSDEHRNEAAWQVALPNINRIGAQLQKAGLGFAYHNHDFEFTTRPGGVSLYERLVTGVDPALMQFELDLYWAAHAGEDLPSLITELAGRLYSYHVKDMRPDRSMVAVGQGTIDFAALFKLPGGAGVRHFFVENDQAPAPYIPDITTSFATLRKLRS
- a CDS encoding GMC oxidoreductase — encoded protein: MASTNRFDAIVIGSGVSGGFAAKELTEKGLRVLMLDRGFMVEHGEGYRYDGTPAYEVPARNIMPKPLIKSDYFIAKHGYISPSNQAFYNNDRLNPYATDEGDKFYWIRPAAVGGKSIIWGRWCFRWSPADFEANKRDGIDGDWPIRYDDLAPWYSYVEKYIGVSGSRENLPYLPDSEFQPPMPMNVAEKWLKPRLEAQFPGRKLIHARLSNMTEDKPDQNRTKCQFRNQCSNGCSFGAYFSTQAVTLPAARATGRLTLRSDAVVTNLEYDASRKLVTGVRFVDAKTGQAETVRANLIFLCASAMASTQILLNSRPAGSDRSYFDRSGTLGRYVMDHIFRVGIKGEIPGMEEFIEYGRRPGGVYIPRFRNLGDGEDVGFKRGYGYQGGARREVAPPVGFGASMKHGMRKYGGWKFEMGAFGECLPYKDNRVSLHPNKVDRFGVPLARFDVRFRDNELKMMADARAQGEAMLKAAGLQNVTSEEKEHVPGDAIHEMGGARMGVDPHASVLNRWSQAHDATNLYVTDGAQMASISCINPSLTFMALTARAVDHAVKRTKAV